From Halorubrum salinarum, the proteins below share one genomic window:
- a CDS encoding thymidine kinase has translation MHAITRSGWIEVISGSMFSGKTEELLRRLRRSEIAGQSVAVYTPAVDDRYGEATIGSHTGRQWEATVVDNEGDGPLDILDDDPAEVVAIDEANFFSDALVEVCNALADRGSRVIVSGTDQTFRGEPFDPLPQLMATAEYVDKLQAICSVCGEPASRNQRLIEGEPAHVDDPTILVGAEESYEARCRDCHVLLTGDRPEEERPFESAEADSAND, from the coding sequence ATGCACGCCATCACTCGATCCGGCTGGATCGAGGTCATCTCCGGGTCGATGTTCTCGGGCAAGACCGAGGAGCTGCTCCGCCGGCTCCGGCGCTCCGAGATCGCCGGACAGTCGGTCGCCGTCTACACGCCCGCGGTCGACGACCGCTACGGCGAGGCGACGATCGGCAGCCACACGGGCCGCCAGTGGGAGGCGACGGTCGTCGACAACGAGGGCGACGGCCCCCTCGACATCCTCGACGACGACCCGGCCGAGGTCGTCGCGATCGACGAGGCGAACTTCTTCTCGGACGCGCTCGTCGAGGTCTGTAACGCGCTCGCGGACCGCGGCAGCCGCGTGATCGTCTCGGGCACCGACCAGACGTTCCGCGGCGAGCCGTTCGACCCGCTCCCGCAGCTCATGGCGACCGCCGAGTACGTCGACAAGCTCCAGGCGATCTGCTCGGTCTGCGGCGAGCCCGCCTCCCGGAACCAGCGGCTCATCGAGGGCGAGCCCGCCCACGTCGACGACCCGACGATCCTCGTCGGCGCCGAGGAGTCCTACGAGGCGCGGTGTCGCGACTGCCACGTGCTGCTGACCGGCGACCGGCCCGAGGAGGAGCGCCCGTTCGAGAGCGCCGAGGCCGACTCCGCGAACGACTGA
- a CDS encoding alpha/beta fold hydrolase has translation MPSVTRDGVAIDYAVDGDPDGPTVLLLEGLGYGRWMWRWLAETLADDYEVLRPDNRGTGDSDVPEGPYTVAEMAADAAAVLDDRGVDAAHVCGASMGGMIAQELALADDRVASLTLLCTSPGGDEATPTPPAVQEHIFSAPEDADPRERIRYLMEPAVSDGFYEREPDLVDRIVDWRLAGDATPTGREAQAAAVAAFDASDRLDDLSVPTLVLHGTADRVLPVENADLLAELLPHAEVERFEGGPHLFFVEERERVNERVRSFLGGVA, from the coding sequence ATGCCAAGCGTGACACGGGACGGCGTGGCGATCGACTACGCCGTCGACGGGGACCCCGACGGACCGACCGTGCTACTCTTAGAGGGCCTCGGGTACGGCCGGTGGATGTGGCGGTGGCTCGCCGAGACGTTGGCGGACGACTACGAGGTGCTCCGTCCGGACAACCGCGGCACCGGGGACTCGGACGTGCCCGAGGGGCCGTACACGGTCGCCGAGATGGCGGCCGACGCGGCCGCGGTCCTCGACGACCGCGGCGTCGACGCGGCCCACGTCTGCGGCGCGTCGATGGGCGGGATGATCGCGCAGGAACTGGCGCTCGCCGACGACCGGGTCGCGTCGCTGACGCTGCTGTGTACGTCGCCCGGCGGCGACGAGGCGACGCCGACGCCGCCGGCGGTCCAAGAACACATCTTCTCGGCGCCCGAGGACGCCGACCCCCGGGAACGGATCCGCTACCTGATGGAACCGGCCGTCTCGGACGGATTCTACGAGCGCGAGCCCGACCTCGTCGACCGGATCGTCGACTGGCGGCTCGCGGGCGACGCGACGCCGACGGGCCGGGAGGCGCAGGCGGCCGCGGTGGCGGCGTTCGACGCGAGCGACCGGCTCGACGACCTGTCCGTGCCGACGCTCGTCCTCCACGGGACCGCGGACCGCGTCCTCCCGGTCGAGAACGCCGACCTCCTGGCGGAGCTGCTCCCGCACGCCGAGGTCGAGCGGTTCGAGGGCGGGCCGCACCTCTTCTTCGTCGAGGAGCGCGAGCGCGTCAACGAGCGAGTCCGGTCGTTCCTCGGCGGGGTCGCCTGA
- a CDS encoding AMP-binding protein, translated as MATGDDPRGDDRAAESGADPRPHPHGDRAYEWVGSLSARRARLSPDRVAVTDTAANAEYTYAELDERANRTARFLREIGVEAGDRVAVVSRNRVELVDLFFATGKTGAVLAPLSHRLAERDLSAVLGTVDPELLLVETPFEGDVIDALERADVEPAVRSIPTDGDDAWRSYTRDLPADGSPVETAEVSLADPHLFLHTGGSTGTPKETVISHGAMRWNAFNTITAWGLREDDVTPMVFPMFHTGGWNVLTVPFFQMGGRILLSPEVDPGRVLRDVERESATTLVAVPAVLRMMARHDEFEDTDLSSLRFVKSGGGPCRESVIAAWRDRGVEISQGYGLTECGPNNFAMPDGFPQEKTASVGVPALAVDARVVDEDGPVPDGTVGELELAGPAAADRYWNEPAETAETFGDWVSTGDLARVDEDGYYHIEGRKKNMFVSGGENVYPPRVEDALTDHPGIEEAVVIGVPSDRWGTVGKAILVGDESLTLGDVESHLASRVARYAVPKELAFVDEMPTSGPSKIDRAALKERFGG; from the coding sequence ATGGCGACCGGAGACGACCCGCGGGGCGACGACCGCGCGGCGGAGAGCGGTGCCGACCCGCGACCGCACCCGCACGGCGACCGGGCGTACGAGTGGGTCGGCTCGCTGTCGGCGCGGCGCGCGCGGCTCTCGCCGGACCGCGTCGCGGTCACCGACACGGCCGCGAACGCCGAGTACACGTACGCCGAACTGGACGAGCGCGCCAACCGCACCGCTCGGTTCCTCCGCGAGATCGGCGTCGAGGCGGGCGACCGCGTCGCCGTCGTCTCGCGGAACCGCGTCGAGCTGGTCGACCTGTTCTTCGCGACCGGCAAGACCGGCGCCGTCCTCGCGCCGCTCTCGCACCGGCTCGCGGAGCGCGACCTGTCGGCAGTGTTGGGGACGGTCGACCCGGAACTCCTCCTCGTGGAGACCCCGTTCGAGGGCGACGTCATCGACGCCTTGGAGCGCGCCGACGTCGAGCCGGCCGTCAGGTCGATCCCGACCGACGGCGACGACGCGTGGCGGTCGTACACGCGGGACCTGCCCGCGGACGGGTCGCCGGTCGAGACCGCGGAGGTGTCGCTCGCGGACCCGCACCTCTTCTTACACACCGGCGGCTCGACGGGGACGCCGAAGGAGACGGTGATCAGCCACGGCGCGATGCGCTGGAACGCGTTCAACACGATCACGGCCTGGGGGCTCCGCGAGGACGACGTGACCCCGATGGTGTTCCCGATGTTCCACACCGGCGGGTGGAACGTGCTCACGGTCCCCTTCTTCCAGATGGGCGGGCGCATCCTGCTGAGTCCGGAGGTCGACCCCGGCCGCGTGCTGCGCGACGTGGAGCGCGAGTCGGCGACGACGCTGGTCGCGGTGCCGGCCGTGTTGCGGATGATGGCCCGCCACGACGAGTTCGAGGACACCGACCTCTCCTCGCTCCGGTTCGTGAAGAGCGGCGGCGGCCCCTGTCGGGAGAGCGTCATCGCGGCGTGGCGCGACCGCGGCGTCGAGATATCGCAGGGGTACGGGCTCACCGAGTGCGGGCCGAACAACTTCGCGATGCCCGACGGGTTCCCGCAGGAGAAGACCGCCAGCGTCGGCGTGCCGGCGCTCGCGGTCGACGCGCGCGTCGTCGACGAGGACGGCCCCGTCCCCGACGGGACGGTCGGGGAACTCGAACTGGCGGGCCCGGCCGCGGCCGACCGCTACTGGAACGAGCCGGCTGAGACCGCCGAGACGTTCGGCGACTGGGTGTCGACCGGCGACCTCGCGCGCGTCGACGAGGACGGCTACTACCACATCGAGGGGCGGAAGAAGAACATGTTCGTCTCCGGCGGCGAGAACGTCTACCCGCCCCGGGTCGAGGACGCGCTCACCGATCACCCGGGGATCGAGGAGGCGGTCGTGATCGGCGTCCCGAGCGACCGGTGGGGGACGGTCGGGAAGGCGATCCTCGTCGGCGACGAGTCGCTCACGCTCGGCGACGTGGAGTCGCACCTCGCCTCGCGGGTCGCCCGGTACGCGGTGCCGAAGGAGCTGGCCTTCGTCGACGAGATGCCGACCTCGGGGCCCTCGAAGATCGACCGCGCGGCGCTGAAAGAGCGGTTCGGTGGCTGA
- a CDS encoding HD domain-containing protein has translation MKAIKDSVHGHVRLGDLATDLVDTPAFQRLRHIKQLSTVRLVYPSANHTRFEHSLGVYHLVRRAVEGFDLDADTAAHVRAAALLHDVGHGPYGHQTEGIIRRATGRDHDDVAWLLTDADREVCQVLERNGLDPERVAALIDGEGALGPLVSGELDVDRMDYLVRDAHHTGVPYGTVDTGRLVTELRLIGGDGPGESADLVLAEGNVATAESLLVARSLMNAVVYRHHVSRVAGAMLERACERYLDRTGTEVEAFREMADHDLLVELRDRVPALGERIERRDLYKRAVWAGIDEVPAGTVDAGRAEERAAEREIADAVGIDRDAVIVDIPSRPALKESGSAVVVDGVPQRLEDASELVAGLRAAERRRWTLGVYCPAERVEPVADAARDVLGLRAAGRPSA, from the coding sequence ATGAAGGCAATCAAGGACAGCGTCCACGGCCACGTCAGGCTCGGCGACCTCGCGACCGACCTCGTGGACACGCCGGCGTTCCAGCGGCTGCGACACATCAAACAGCTGTCCACGGTCCGCCTGGTGTACCCGTCCGCGAACCACACGCGGTTCGAGCACAGCCTCGGCGTCTACCACCTCGTGCGCCGCGCGGTCGAGGGGTTCGACCTCGACGCCGACACCGCGGCGCACGTCCGCGCGGCGGCGCTGCTCCACGACGTGGGCCACGGGCCGTACGGCCACCAGACCGAGGGGATCATCCGGCGCGCGACCGGCCGCGACCACGACGACGTCGCGTGGCTCCTCACCGACGCGGACCGCGAGGTGTGTCAGGTCCTCGAACGGAACGGGCTCGACCCCGAGCGCGTCGCCGCGCTGATCGACGGCGAGGGCGCGCTCGGCCCCCTCGTCTCGGGAGAGCTCGACGTGGACCGGATGGACTACCTCGTGCGCGACGCCCACCACACCGGCGTTCCGTACGGCACCGTCGACACCGGTCGGCTCGTCACCGAGCTCCGGCTGATCGGCGGCGACGGCCCCGGCGAGTCAGCCGACCTCGTCTTGGCCGAGGGGAACGTCGCCACCGCCGAGAGCCTGCTCGTCGCGCGGTCGCTGATGAACGCCGTCGTCTACCGCCACCACGTCTCCCGGGTCGCCGGCGCGATGCTGGAGCGCGCCTGCGAGCGGTACCTCGACCGCACGGGCACCGAGGTGGAGGCGTTCCGCGAGATGGCCGACCACGACCTCCTCGTCGAGCTCCGCGACCGGGTGCCGGCGCTCGGCGAGCGCATCGAGCGCCGCGACCTCTACAAGCGCGCGGTCTGGGCGGGGATCGACGAGGTGCCCGCGGGGACGGTCGACGCCGGCCGCGCCGAGGAGCGGGCGGCCGAGCGCGAGATCGCCGACGCCGTCGGGATCGACCGCGACGCGGTGATCGTCGACATCCCCTCGCGGCCGGCCCTCAAGGAGTCCGGGTCCGCCGTCGTCGTCGACGGCGTCCCGCAGCGGCTGGAGGACGCATCCGAACTCGTCGCCGGGCTCCGCGCCGCCGAGCGCCGCCGCTGGACGCTCGGCGTCTACTGCCCGGCCGAACGCGTCGAGCCGGTCGCCGACGCGGCGCGGGACGTGCTCGGACTCCGGGCCGCCGGGCGGCCCTCCGCCTGA
- a CDS encoding amidohydrolase family protein, giving the protein MYLEGTVLVGRDFEPVEGRVVVADGEIVRVEEASVESGRVILPAFVNAHTHIGDSIAKEAGEGLSLDELVAPPDGLKHRLLRAADREEKVAAMARTLRYMESTGTGTFLEFREGGVEGVRVLRDALAGEGVAFGARAIEPVVFGRDDPDVLSVADGYGASGARDADFDAVRAAARDAGKPFGIHAGERDADDVNPAMDLDPDFLVHMVHAEPIHLERLADRGTPVVVCPRSNLVTNVGVPPIRELAERTTVALGTDNVMTDSPSMFREMEFAAKLADLPAREVLRMATANGAEIAGLNRGVVEPGADADLLVLDGDSDNLAGARDLVRAVVRRAGQADVSRVVIGGETVVPRGD; this is encoded by the coding sequence ATGTATCTAGAGGGGACGGTCCTGGTCGGTCGCGACTTCGAGCCGGTCGAGGGCCGGGTCGTCGTCGCGGACGGCGAGATCGTCCGGGTCGAGGAGGCGTCGGTCGAGAGCGGCCGGGTGATACTCCCGGCGTTCGTGAACGCCCATACCCACATCGGCGACTCGATCGCGAAGGAGGCGGGCGAGGGGCTCTCGCTCGACGAGCTGGTCGCGCCGCCGGACGGGCTGAAACACCGCCTCCTCCGCGCGGCCGACCGCGAGGAGAAGGTCGCCGCGATGGCGCGCACCCTCCGGTACATGGAGTCGACCGGCACGGGAACCTTCCTGGAGTTCCGCGAAGGGGGCGTCGAGGGCGTGCGCGTCCTGCGGGACGCGCTCGCGGGCGAGGGAGTCGCGTTCGGCGCCCGCGCGATCGAACCGGTCGTCTTCGGCCGCGACGACCCCGACGTGCTCTCGGTCGCCGACGGGTACGGCGCGTCCGGAGCCCGCGACGCCGACTTCGACGCGGTCCGGGCGGCGGCGCGCGACGCCGGCAAGCCCTTCGGGATCCACGCCGGCGAGCGCGACGCCGACGACGTCAACCCCGCGATGGACCTCGACCCCGACTTCCTCGTCCACATGGTCCACGCCGAGCCGATCCACCTCGAACGCCTCGCCGACCGGGGGACCCCCGTCGTCGTCTGCCCGCGGTCGAACCTCGTGACGAACGTCGGCGTGCCGCCGATCCGCGAGCTGGCGGAGCGCACCACCGTCGCGCTCGGCACCGACAACGTGATGACCGACTCGCCGTCGATGTTCCGCGAGATGGAGTTCGCGGCGAAGCTCGCCGACCTCCCCGCCCGGGAGGTGCTGCGGATGGCGACCGCCAACGGCGCCGAGATAGCCGGGCTGAACCGCGGCGTGGTCGAGCCCGGCGCCGACGCCGACCTGCTCGTCCTCGACGGCGACTCCGACAACCTCGCCGGCGCGCGCGACCTCGTCCGCGCGGTCGTCAGGCGCGCCGGACAGGCCGACGTGTCGCGGGTCGTGATCGGCGGCGAGACGGTCGTCCCGCGCGGGGACTGA
- a CDS encoding HD domain-containing protein, with amino-acid sequence MITVKDTVHDHIEIDGVAADLVDTPAVQRLRHVKQLGTVQLVYPSANHTRFEHSLGVYHLASRALDHLGIEGTRADRIEAAAMLHDVGHGPFSHNLESLTHRRTGKYHDDVDELLATGAVGDVLRDHDLDPDRIAGIVAGEGPYAGLVSGELDVDRMDYLVRDAYHTGVPYGTIDTERFVRELTFVERDEIADNGGADREGPELVLDEGNVQTAESLLLARALMNPVVYTHHVARISKAMLRRAASELLDATATTAAELRRMDDHDFLVAIRDCRATAELSRRYDERDLYKLAVWAEYDDVPDRVHEADHAAETALEREIAAEAGVARDHVILDVPLEPTMRESTARVTVNGDIRRLERQSPLVSALRTAQRNQWRLGVYAPEPATDRVGRAAAEVLGLDPDGLVTEVRGAMPTTLDEFE; translated from the coding sequence ATGATCACGGTCAAGGACACCGTCCACGACCACATCGAGATCGACGGTGTCGCCGCGGACCTCGTCGACACGCCCGCCGTCCAGCGGCTCCGGCACGTCAAACAGCTCGGCACGGTCCAGCTCGTCTACCCCTCCGCGAACCACACGCGGTTCGAGCACAGCCTCGGCGTCTACCACCTCGCGAGCCGCGCGCTCGACCACCTCGGGATCGAGGGGACCCGCGCCGACCGCATCGAGGCGGCGGCGATGCTCCACGACGTGGGGCACGGGCCGTTCAGCCACAACCTCGAGTCGCTCACGCACCGCCGGACCGGGAAATACCACGACGACGTCGACGAGCTGCTGGCGACGGGCGCGGTCGGCGACGTGCTGCGCGACCACGACCTCGACCCGGACCGGATCGCCGGGATCGTCGCCGGCGAGGGGCCGTACGCCGGGCTCGTCTCGGGGGAGCTCGACGTGGACCGGATGGACTACCTCGTGCGCGACGCCTACCACACCGGCGTCCCGTACGGCACCATCGACACCGAGCGGTTCGTCCGCGAGCTGACGTTCGTCGAGCGCGACGAGATCGCCGACAACGGGGGGGCCGACCGCGAGGGGCCGGAGCTCGTCTTGGACGAGGGGAACGTCCAGACCGCCGAGAGCCTGCTTTTGGCCCGGGCGCTGATGAACCCGGTCGTCTACACCCACCACGTCGCGCGCATCTCGAAGGCGATGCTGCGCCGCGCCGCGAGCGAACTCCTCGACGCGACCGCGACGACGGCCGCCGAGCTGCGCCGGATGGACGACCACGACTTCCTCGTCGCGATCCGCGACTGCCGCGCGACCGCCGAGCTGTCCCGTCGCTACGACGAGCGCGACCTCTACAAGCTGGCGGTGTGGGCCGAGTACGACGACGTCCCCGACCGCGTCCACGAGGCGGACCACGCCGCGGAGACCGCCCTCGAACGCGAGATCGCCGCGGAGGCGGGCGTCGCCCGCGACCACGTGATCCTCGACGTGCCCCTGGAGCCGACGATGCGCGAGTCCACCGCGCGCGTCACCGTCAACGGGGATATCCGACGCCTCGAACGCCAGTCGCCGCTCGTCTCCGCGCTCCGGACCGCGCAGCGCAACCAGTGGCGCCTCGGCGTGTACGCCCCCGAGCCGGCGACCGACCGCGTCGGCCGCGCGGCCGCGGAGGTGCTCGGCCTCGATCCCGACGGGCTCGTGACCGAGGTGCGCGGCGCGATGCCGACGACGCTCGACGAGTTCGAGTGA
- a CDS encoding class I SAM-dependent methyltransferase gives MTDAHRENRRLWNEWSDAFQALWNAETDTDPPPVPTPFDPDGHAATGPEFPPSAEGEAVVELGCGGGQGSVGTALAGADRVVGVDISEDQLRHARRLRDHYGVDARFVQGDVTRPPLASDAFDLAFSEAAFQLVADVEAAVREARRVLRPGGTFYLAVMHPFRELIDPDDGAPRRGYHAPPRREIEIDESYDADLVAFDRTVSDLHRALTDAGFVVERLVEPEPEGGETTSEGDAAAAAEPRALLPDTLGFWARLDAQ, from the coding sequence GTGACCGACGCGCACCGCGAGAACCGTCGGCTCTGGAACGAGTGGAGCGACGCGTTTCAGGCGCTGTGGAACGCCGAGACCGACACCGATCCGCCGCCGGTCCCGACGCCGTTCGACCCGGACGGGCACGCGGCGACCGGCCCCGAGTTCCCGCCCTCGGCCGAGGGCGAGGCGGTCGTCGAGCTGGGCTGCGGCGGCGGCCAGGGGAGCGTCGGCACGGCGCTCGCGGGCGCCGACCGCGTCGTCGGCGTCGACATCTCCGAGGATCAGCTCCGCCACGCGCGGCGCCTCCGCGACCACTACGGCGTCGACGCGCGCTTCGTCCAGGGCGACGTGACTCGCCCGCCGCTGGCGAGCGACGCGTTCGACCTGGCGTTCTCGGAGGCCGCGTTCCAGCTGGTGGCGGACGTAGAGGCCGCGGTGCGCGAGGCGCGCCGCGTCCTCCGACCGGGCGGCACGTTCTACCTGGCCGTGATGCACCCGTTCCGAGAGCTGATCGACCCGGACGACGGCGCGCCGCGCCGCGGCTACCACGCGCCGCCGCGCCGCGAGATCGAGATCGACGAGTCGTACGACGCGGACTTGGTCGCGTTCGACCGCACCGTCTCCGACCTCCACCGCGCCCTCACAGACGCGGGGTTCGTCGTCGAGCGCCTCGTCGAACCGGAGCCCGAGGGCGGCGAGACGACGAGCGAGGGCGACGCCGCGGCGGCCGCCGAGCCGCGGGCGCTCCTCCCTGACACGCTCGGGTTCTGGGCGCGGCTCGACGCGCAGTGA
- a CDS encoding universal stress protein, which yields MYDVLVAIGLDEEQRARAQAEAVVGLPGDPDEVTAHLCHVFQDNPEGASVHQLGTVRRAREILEDAGINCVHYEASGDPSEELLAAADDVDADLICVSGRKRSPAGKAVFGSTTQALVLNADRPVLAVPGPGAE from the coding sequence ATGTACGACGTGTTAGTCGCGATCGGACTCGACGAGGAGCAGCGGGCGCGCGCACAGGCCGAAGCCGTCGTCGGCCTGCCGGGCGACCCCGACGAGGTGACCGCACACCTCTGTCACGTCTTCCAGGACAACCCGGAGGGCGCGTCGGTCCACCAGCTCGGGACCGTGCGACGCGCCCGAGAGATCCTCGAAGACGCCGGTATCAACTGCGTCCACTACGAGGCCAGCGGCGACCCGAGCGAGGAGCTCCTCGCGGCCGCGGACGACGTCGACGCCGACCTCATCTGCGTGTCGGGCCGGAAGCGGAGCCCGGCCGGGAAGGCCGTCTTCGGCAGCACGACGCAGGCGCTGGTGTTGAACGCGGACCGGCCGGTGCTGGCGGTCCCGGGGCCGGGCGCGGAGTGA
- a CDS encoding phosphoribosylamine--glycine ligase, producing the protein MDTANFLFVSADAALITDLAWQVHREGHDVKYYIEAESDREIGDGFVPKTDDWRADVEWADVVVFDDIWVGSDVGTGELAEELREKGKAVVGGTPNTDRLEEDRGYAMEVLEENGVNTVEHHVFDSFDAGIRHVREHPAPYVIKPLGEVQNVKRLLYVGNEDDGSDVVDVLTAYKKAWGHRMKGFQLQRKVEGVEVAICGFFDGNEFIDRVNFNFEHKKLFPGNIGPSTGEMGTSMFWAGRNRLFEETLGKMEGWLADEGYVGSIDINCIVNETGIYPLEFTPRFGYPTIALQEESIESSTAAFFRDLARGDKPEVAVHNGYQIAVRVVLPPFPFDDEKTYDENSRNAAVVFQTDDREGIHLEDTKRVDGQWRVAGESGMPIVVTGKGETMGAAREQAYGRIDDIVMPNLYYRDDIGERWIDGDGDRLQAWGYLGP; encoded by the coding sequence ATGGATACCGCCAACTTCCTCTTCGTCTCGGCCGACGCGGCGCTGATAACCGACCTGGCCTGGCAGGTCCACCGCGAAGGCCACGACGTGAAATACTACATCGAAGCCGAGAGCGACCGCGAGATCGGCGACGGGTTCGTCCCGAAGACGGACGACTGGCGCGCGGACGTGGAGTGGGCGGATGTCGTCGTCTTCGACGACATCTGGGTCGGTTCCGACGTCGGGACGGGCGAACTCGCAGAGGAGCTCCGTGAGAAGGGGAAAGCCGTCGTCGGCGGGACGCCGAACACCGACCGCCTCGAAGAGGACCGCGGCTACGCGATGGAGGTCCTCGAAGAGAACGGTGTGAACACCGTCGAGCACCACGTCTTCGACAGCTTCGACGCGGGGATACGGCACGTCCGGGAGCACCCCGCCCCGTACGTGATCAAACCGCTCGGCGAGGTCCAGAACGTCAAGCGCTTGCTGTACGTCGGGAACGAGGACGACGGGAGCGATGTCGTCGACGTGTTGACGGCGTACAAGAAGGCGTGGGGGCACCGCATGAAGGGGTTCCAGCTCCAGCGAAAGGTCGAGGGCGTCGAAGTCGCTATCTGCGGGTTCTTCGACGGGAACGAGTTCATCGACCGGGTCAACTTCAACTTCGAGCACAAGAAGCTGTTCCCCGGCAACATCGGTCCCTCGACCGGTGAGATGGGTACCTCCATGTTCTGGGCGGGGCGGAACCGACTCTTCGAGGAGACCCTCGGGAAGATGGAGGGGTGGCTCGCCGACGAGGGGTACGTCGGGAGCATCGACATCAACTGTATCGTCAACGAGACCGGCATCTACCCGTTGGAGTTCACGCCGCGGTTCGGGTACCCGACCATCGCGCTTCAGGAGGAGTCTATCGAGTCGTCGACGGCCGCGTTCTTCCGTGACCTCGCGCGCGGCGACAAGCCGGAGGTAGCGGTTCACAACGGGTATCAGATCGCCGTGCGAGTCGTCCTGCCGCCGTTCCCGTTCGACGACGAGAAGACGTACGACGAGAACTCGCGGAACGCGGCCGTCGTCTTCCAGACCGACGACCGCGAGGGGATCCACTTGGAGGACACGAAGCGGGTCGACGGCCAGTGGCGCGTCGCCGGCGAGAGCGGGATGCCAATCGTCGTCACCGGGAAAGGCGAGACGATGGGGGCGGCGCGCGAGCAGGCGTACGGCCGGATCGACGACATCGTGATGCCGAACCTGTACTACCGCGACGACATCGGCGAGCGCTGGATCGACGGCGACGGCGACCGCCTCCAGGCGTGGGGGTACCTTGGGCCGTGA
- a CDS encoding helix-turn-helix domain-containing protein yields the protein MPKYSTGGGGGGDDGDACELCGRETADLRKATVAGAKLLVCSNCRPHDDAGNAPSGGSRGGSAGGSPGGAGGGSGSGATESRKKELARKQAKMYDSATGDSKRWEEEGTSYEADRLPYLVSGYGDVVTEARQDAGLTVEEVAAELEVDEDDLLAVEDGRAATANVGGSVVRALEERFGIDVVDE from the coding sequence ATGCCGAAGTATTCGACGGGCGGCGGCGGCGGCGGCGACGACGGCGACGCGTGCGAGCTCTGCGGCCGCGAGACCGCGGACCTCCGGAAGGCGACGGTCGCCGGCGCGAAGCTGCTCGTGTGCTCGAACTGCCGCCCCCACGACGACGCCGGGAACGCGCCCAGCGGTGGGTCACGCGGCGGGAGCGCCGGCGGCAGCCCCGGGGGCGCCGGCGGCGGCTCCGGCTCGGGCGCGACCGAGAGCCGGAAGAAGGAGCTCGCCCGCAAGCAGGCGAAGATGTACGACTCCGCGACCGGCGACTCGAAGCGCTGGGAGGAGGAGGGGACGAGCTACGAGGCGGACCGCCTCCCGTACCTCGTCTCCGGCTACGGCGACGTGGTCACCGAGGCGCGGCAGGACGCCGGGCTGACGGTCGAGGAGGTCGCCGCCGAGCTGGAGGTCGACGAGGACGACCTGCTCGCGGTCGAGGACGGGCGCGCCGCGACCGCCAACGTGGGCGGGTCGGTCGTGCGAGCGCTCGAAGAGCGGTTCGGCATCGACGTCGTCGACGAGTGA